The Acetivibrio saccincola genome window below encodes:
- a CDS encoding N-acetylmuramoyl-L-alanine amidase — translation MSKKIFFAYLISIVLILTPLRAFAKELYLTYDGAVHKYVGNIYSLKVNGEIVDSDIPPIIMNDRSLVPVRAIFESLGAEVHWDSKERKVLVSYRGSDVELTIDSHIAIVNGKETEMEVPAKIINDRTMVPLRFVGEQLNMNVGFDNDKKEISIDSYDLENLANLQNVKHIRINENDRVTMSLDKNTDYRILRASNPERIVVDFPNTKISGSKANIKPNSKLIGSIYSEQFDVGTARVVLDLIGNSQYSVMENEENLILNVTPYEDRHLGEKNKLNILYINESDYELILIPIESYKGYNDFVLESPDRIVIDIPNAVVDESLARTEINGTIVQSVRCGEPEKNIGRVVIDTIKKPYYKIIEDDGRLVVCVSGTPITGELALNIPPATRDGGKENDGKNFLMVNHYNRGNYEEIEFNVNKYENYSIYKEIENNRIIVEIPDALAPVKEQVIEVKNDLIEDISYVSYSDKVARAFINLNGASLYTVSEETGRFVLKITYPDGGRLEEDKEEDVEKEAGENVEEDAGKDIKDEGKDTEEDTEEDKVWEFDENEKSYLTNRVSVVYERDQGYNKVMIGFSKGYEDYSVSKLSNPERIVIDIPNASADKDQKTISVNSNYINTIRYAQFEEGIARVVIEVPAGVQYRVEELKTRLDVYVTKANIKNVSYYGNMDRVHFILQGAKLTEGGSNLKRLYTGKYDLNGKRYTITFPSHLADIGTGTIIIKDGIVDSVKITKDTTNNQTSIEFNTEEKYHFEIIYRGDVNNTAINLLKPASKEDRLVVIDAGHGGREPGAVHGGIEEKDLNLDIALRLNKLLKEQGVKTFMIREDDRYVGLYERAYIANSLNAALFLSIHNNAFYSSHKGTETLYFPPKAGDTGFTGKRFAEIIQHHVVTTLNTNNRKIIERPNLVVLKATTMPAALAEIAFMTNPDDMARLKTPEFRQKAAEALCKAVLQALDEMD, via the coding sequence ATGTCTAAAAAAATATTCTTTGCTTATTTAATAAGCATAGTTTTAATTTTAACTCCTTTAAGGGCTTTTGCAAAAGAACTGTATTTAACTTATGACGGAGCAGTACATAAATACGTAGGAAATATTTACAGTTTAAAAGTAAACGGTGAAATAGTTGATTCTGACATACCTCCTATAATAATGAATGACCGTTCTTTAGTACCTGTGAGGGCAATATTTGAAAGTCTTGGTGCAGAAGTTCATTGGGACAGCAAAGAGAGAAAGGTTTTAGTGTCATACAGGGGTTCTGATGTTGAATTAACTATAGACAGTCACATTGCCATTGTAAATGGCAAAGAGACAGAGATGGAAGTACCTGCAAAGATAATAAATGACAGGACTATGGTTCCGTTGCGCTTTGTAGGGGAACAATTAAATATGAATGTGGGATTTGATAATGACAAAAAGGAAATTTCAATTGACAGCTACGATTTAGAAAATCTTGCAAATTTACAGAATGTAAAGCATATAAGAATTAATGAAAATGACAGAGTGACAATGTCTCTGGACAAAAATACAGATTATAGGATTTTGAGAGCTTCAAACCCTGAAAGAATAGTAGTTGATTTTCCCAACACTAAAATTTCCGGTTCAAAGGCAAATATAAAGCCAAACAGCAAATTAATAGGCTCAATATATTCTGAGCAGTTTGATGTTGGAACAGCCAGGGTGGTTTTAGATTTAATAGGGAATTCCCAGTATTCAGTGATGGAAAATGAGGAAAATTTGATACTAAATGTTACTCCTTATGAAGACAGGCATTTAGGTGAAAAAAACAAACTGAACATACTTTATATAAATGAGTCTGATTATGAATTGATACTAATACCTATAGAAAGCTACAAAGGATATAATGACTTTGTTTTAGAATCACCGGACAGGATTGTAATAGATATACCAAATGCTGTTGTAGATGAAAGCCTTGCAAGAACAGAGATAAATGGTACAATTGTTCAATCTGTAAGATGTGGTGAACCGGAAAAGAATATAGGCAGGGTTGTTATAGATACAATAAAAAAGCCTTACTATAAAATTATAGAAGATGACGGCCGGCTTGTAGTGTGTGTATCAGGCACTCCTATTACAGGAGAGTTGGCACTGAATATTCCTCCTGCAACCAGGGATGGGGGCAAGGAAAATGATGGTAAAAACTTTTTGATGGTTAACCATTATAACAGGGGCAATTATGAAGAAATCGAATTTAATGTAAATAAATACGAAAACTACAGTATTTATAAAGAAATAGAAAATAACAGGATTATAGTTGAAATCCCGGATGCACTGGCACCTGTAAAAGAGCAGGTTATTGAGGTGAAAAATGATTTAATTGAAGATATAAGTTATGTATCCTACAGTGATAAAGTTGCCAGGGCTTTTATCAATCTTAATGGTGCCTCTTTATATACGGTAAGTGAAGAAACCGGAAGATTTGTTTTGAAAATTACCTATCCTGACGGGGGCAGGTTAGAAGAAGATAAAGAAGAGGATGTGGAAAAAGAAGCAGGTGAAAATGTAGAGGAAGATGCAGGAAAAGATATAAAAGACGAAGGAAAGGATACGGAGGAAGATACAGAAGAGGACAAAGTTTGGGAATTTGATGAAAATGAAAAATCCTATTTGACAAACAGGGTAAGCGTGGTTTATGAAAGGGATCAAGGATACAATAAAGTTATGATAGGGTTTAGCAAAGGCTATGAAGATTATAGCGTATCGAAGCTTTCAAATCCTGAAAGGATTGTGATAGACATACCCAATGCATCTGCAGATAAGGATCAGAAGACAATCAGTGTTAACAGCAATTATATAAACACCATAAGGTATGCACAGTTTGAAGAGGGAATTGCAAGAGTAGTCATTGAAGTGCCTGCAGGTGTACAATACCGGGTTGAAGAGCTAAAGACAAGGCTGGATGTATATGTTACAAAGGCAAATATTAAAAATGTAAGCTATTATGGCAATATGGACAGGGTGCATTTTATACTGCAGGGGGCTAAACTTACAGAAGGCGGAAGTAATTTAAAGAGATTATACACCGGAAAGTATGATTTAAACGGCAAAAGATATACAATAACCTTCCCAAGCCATTTAGCTGACATTGGTACAGGTACTATAATTATAAAAGACGGCATTGTGGACAGCGTTAAAATAACAAAAGATACAACAAATAATCAGACAAGTATAGAATTTAACACCGAAGAAAAATATCATTTTGAAATAATTTATAGAGGAGATGTAAACAACACAGCTATCAATTTGTTAAAGCCTGCTTCAAAAGAAGACAGACTGGTTGTTATAGATGCCGGACATGGTGGAAGGGAGCCTGGTGCTGTACATGGCGGAATAGAAGAAAAGGATTTAAATTTAGATATAGCACTAAGATTAAATAAACTGTTAAAGGAACAAGGTGTTAAAACTTTCATGATTAGGGAAGATGACAGGTATGTGGGTTTATATGAAAGGGCTTATATTGCAAACAGCCTCAATGCTGCGTTGTTTTTAAGCATACACAACAATGCCTTTTATTCCAGCCACAAGGGTACAGAGACACTGTATTTCCCGCCAAAAGCCGGGGATACAGGATTTACCGGTAAAAGATTTGCAGAAATTATCCAGCATCATGTTGTAACCACTTTAAACACAAATAACAGAAAAATAATTGAAAGACCAAATCTTGTGGTGCTAAAGGCAACAACCATGCCGGCTGCGCTGGCGGAGATTGCTTTTATGACCAACCCTGATGATATGGCAAGATTAAAAACACCAGAATTCAGGCAAAAAGCAGCAGAGGCTCTTTGTAAGGCGGTATTACAGGCGTTGGATGAAATGGATTAA
- the pilM gene encoding type IV pilus assembly protein PilM, whose translation MLFPFFKNNYLSIDVGFRNIKVVEVAVNRNNEVYIKNFGIAPTPLNCIKNGVIKNVDAVSSEISRIIRENKMKVKKSKIVMSGTSIISRVFLVEKVKGKDFDTIVMDTITDKMPINPNEHKIDYKILQELNENGKEMVKVFVTAVRKNIINSYIDVLFELGLKPISVDIPANSTAKFFNRDIKVNIDNVKFMNPNRKDLNKDAFAVIDFGSETTIINILRNKILEFNKVILTGSTNLDDAIAKNAHKSIIEAERLKKAYGISIPPPHTTNEEHVKVYKILKEVVDKLLNQIYMCLTFYEARCYGVKVGKIFIIGGGSMLKGLSDYMEQVLQIPVYPVGLLDIDGIDINKNLNSEKLNFLVNAVGITL comes from the coding sequence ATGTTGTTTCCATTTTTCAAAAACAATTATCTCAGCATTGATGTAGGGTTTAGAAATATCAAAGTTGTAGAAGTGGCAGTGAACAGAAATAATGAGGTTTATATTAAAAACTTTGGTATTGCACCTACACCATTGAACTGTATTAAAAACGGCGTAATAAAAAATGTAGATGCTGTATCAAGTGAGATAAGTAGAATAATACGGGAAAACAAAATGAAAGTTAAAAAATCTAAGATTGTCATGTCTGGAACAAGTATAATATCCAGAGTCTTTCTTGTTGAAAAAGTTAAAGGGAAAGATTTTGATACTATTGTTATGGACACTATTACAGACAAAATGCCTATCAACCCGAATGAACACAAAATAGACTACAAAATATTACAAGAGCTTAATGAGAATGGGAAAGAAATGGTAAAGGTATTTGTTACCGCTGTTAGGAAAAACATAATAAACAGTTACATAGACGTATTGTTCGAACTAGGCTTAAAACCAATCTCCGTTGACATCCCTGCTAACAGTACTGCCAAGTTTTTCAATAGAGATATAAAAGTTAATATTGATAATGTTAAATTCATGAATCCAAACAGAAAAGATCTCAATAAAGACGCTTTTGCAGTTATAGACTTTGGTTCAGAGACTACCATAATAAATATTTTGAGAAATAAGATATTAGAGTTTAATAAAGTAATACTTACAGGCAGCACAAATTTAGACGATGCAATTGCAAAAAATGCTCATAAATCCATAATTGAAGCAGAGAGATTAAAAAAGGCATACGGTATCAGTATTCCACCTCCCCATACTACAAATGAAGAACATGTAAAGGTATATAAAATTCTCAAAGAAGTGGTTGATAAACTATTAAACCAGATATATATGTGTTTGACTTTCTACGAAGCCAGATGTTATGGGGTAAAAGTCGGGAAAATTTTTATAATTGGCGGCGGCTCAATGCTTAAAGGATTAAGTGACTATATGGAGCAGGTATTGCAGATACCTGTATATCCGGTAGGACTATTAGATATAGATGGAATAGACATTAATAAAAATCTAAATAGTGAAAAGTTAAACTTCCTGGTAAATGCTGTTGGAATAACATTATGA
- the ruvB gene encoding Holliday junction branch migration DNA helicase RuvB has product MEDRLIDCKLTPEDVEETNLRPRKLEEYIGQTKVKENLMVFIEAAKKRNEALDHVLLYGPPGLGKTTLASIIASELGVNIRITSGPAIERPGDLAAILTNLGDYDVLFIDEIHRLNRSVEEILYPAMEDYALDIIIGKGPSARSIRLDLPKFTLIGATTRAGMLTHPLRDRFGVINRLDMYSPEELNLIIQRSANILNIGIDEEASYEIAKRSRGTPRISNRLLKRVRDFAQVKGDGFITKKITQDSLEALGVDQIGLDEVDRNLLLSIINKFSGGPVGLDTLAATIGEEPETIEDVYEPFLIQNGFINKTPRGRMATKLAYEHFGLKYE; this is encoded by the coding sequence ATGGAGGACAGGCTTATTGATTGTAAGTTAACGCCGGAAGATGTTGAGGAGACAAATCTCAGACCCAGAAAACTTGAGGAGTATATTGGACAGACAAAGGTAAAAGAAAATCTTATGGTATTTATAGAGGCTGCAAAAAAGAGAAATGAAGCATTGGATCATGTACTTTTATATGGACCGCCAGGTCTTGGGAAGACAACTCTTGCAAGCATAATTGCCTCTGAACTTGGGGTTAATATACGCATAACTTCGGGTCCTGCCATTGAAAGACCTGGGGATTTGGCGGCTATACTTACCAATTTGGGGGATTATGATGTATTGTTTATTGATGAAATTCACAGATTAAACAGAAGTGTGGAAGAGATATTGTATCCTGCCATGGAAGATTATGCCCTTGATATAATTATCGGAAAGGGACCTAGTGCCCGTTCCATAAGGCTTGATCTCCCCAAATTTACTTTAATTGGTGCAACTACCCGGGCAGGAATGCTTACGCACCCTTTGCGGGACAGGTTTGGGGTGATAAACAGGCTTGATATGTACAGCCCGGAAGAACTTAATCTTATAATCCAAAGATCTGCAAATATTCTAAACATAGGAATAGATGAAGAAGCTTCCTATGAAATAGCAAAGCGTTCAAGGGGAACCCCTAGGATTTCAAACAGACTTTTAAAAAGAGTAAGGGATTTTGCCCAGGTAAAAGGGGACGGGTTTATTACAAAGAAAATAACACAGGATAGTCTTGAAGCTTTAGGGGTAGATCAAATAGGACTGGATGAAGTGGACAGAAATTTACTGCTTAGTATAATAAATAAATTTTCAGGAGGTCCCGTAGGTTTAGATACCTTGGCGGCAACTATAGGGGAGGAGCCGGAGACGATAGAAGATGTATATGAGCCTTTTCTTATACAAAATGGTTTTATAAATAAAACACCAAGGGGAAGAATGGCAACAAAATTAGCATATGAACATTTTGGATTAAAGTATGAATAA
- the ruvA gene encoding Holliday junction branch migration protein RuvA gives MYAYIRGKLEYKSNDSVVIEASGVGYAITVPLSTIENIGSVGEEVKVYTSLHVREDVMALYGFGTREELNMFELLKTVSGIGPKVAISVLSSISPSKFALAVITDDIKTLTQVQGIGKKTAQRIILELKDKIKKEQLTPLSVNQDEIHDTGEKSSKRSEAVNALMVLGYTASEAERAVLAVYSEEMDLELIIKNALKSLEKK, from the coding sequence ATGTACGCATATATAAGAGGGAAGCTTGAGTATAAAAGCAATGATTCTGTAGTTATAGAGGCCAGTGGTGTGGGGTATGCAATTACCGTCCCCTTGTCAACCATTGAAAATATAGGATCTGTAGGGGAAGAAGTGAAGGTTTACACAAGTCTTCATGTAAGGGAAGATGTTATGGCACTGTACGGTTTTGGTACACGGGAAGAGCTGAATATGTTTGAACTGTTAAAAACGGTATCAGGAATAGGTCCAAAAGTGGCTATCTCTGTGCTGTCTTCAATTTCTCCTTCAAAGTTTGCACTTGCTGTAATTACAGATGATATAAAAACTCTTACCCAAGTCCAGGGGATAGGTAAAAAAACTGCTCAGAGGATAATATTAGAGCTAAAAGATAAAATTAAAAAAGAACAATTAACACCCTTATCTGTAAATCAGGATGAAATTCATGATACAGGTGAAAAAAGTTCAAAAAGGTCCGAAGCAGTGAATGCCTTAATGGTTTTGGGATATACAGCCAGTGAAGCTGAGAGGGCGGTTTTGGCAGTTTATTCTGAAGAAATGGATTTGGAACTAATAATAAAAAATGCATTAAAAAGCTTGGAAAAAAAATAA